The following coding sequences are from one Arachis hypogaea cultivar Tifrunner chromosome 7, arahy.Tifrunner.gnm2.J5K5, whole genome shotgun sequence window:
- the LOC112703314 gene encoding uncharacterized protein, with the protein MELYDHDFLDELMSLRRETWESTNNNPCDEEGNYQLLFPNNNGWGNSGGFDHQNYYSSPSSILVPNSSYSCSCSSYQEVPQNCNDYYCDTTFNEIYSSLLEEFSAPQINNSDTTTPPPILMSDHQEDYNNSNNNNENPLLVSMLVEEELQSLEMQRECKMEASQSSSPPVFNSERKNNNRSKKVEGQPSKNLMAERRRRKRLNDRLSMLRSIVPKISKMDRTSILGDTIDYMKELLDKINTLKQEIQVVDDSNGILSNDIHPNDILVRNSPKFDVERRNNNGDTRVEICCGGKPGMLLSTVNTLEALGLDIQHCVISCFNDFTMQASCSEELEQKRMVSSEDIKQALFKTAGYGGRCF; encoded by the exons atggagtTGTATGACCATGATTTCTTGGATGAGTTAATGTCACTAAGAAGAGAAACATGGGAAAGCACAAATAATAATCCATGTGATGAAGAAGGAAACTACCAATTACTCTTCCCAAATAATAATGGGTGGGGTAATAGTGGCGGTTTTGATCATCAAAATTATTACTCATCACCTTCTTCTATTCTTGTTCCAAACTCCTCttattcttgttcttgttcttcttaCCAAGAAGTTCCTCAAAATTGCAACGATTATTATTGTGACACTACCTTCAATGAAATATATAGTTCCTTGCTTGAAGAATTCTCAGCACCACAGATCAATAATAGTGACACTACTACTCCACCACCAATATTAATGAGTGATCATCAAGAGgattataataatagtaataataataatgaaaatccaCTATTAGTTTCTATGTTGGTGGAAGAAGAGCTTCAAAGCTTGGAGATGCAAAGAGAGTGCAAAATGGAGGCAAGTCAATCATCTTCTCCTCCTGTTTTCAACTCGGAAAGGAAGAACAATAATAGATCAAAGAAGGTTGAGGGCCAACCCTCCAAGAATCTAATGGctgagaggagaagaaggaagagattGAATGATAGGCTCTCCATGCTTAGATCAATTGTCCCCAAGATTAGCAag ATGGACAGAACATCTATACTTGGAGACACCATTGACTACATGAAGGAACTACTAGACAAGATCAATACTTTGAAACAAGAAATCCAAGTGGTGGATGATTCAAATGGCATTTTATCCAATGATATACACCCAAATGATATTTTAGTGAGAAATTCTCCCAAG TTTGATGTGGAGAGGAGGAATAATAATGGAGACACAAGAGTTGAGATCTGTTGTGGTGGGAAGCCAGGGATGTTGCTATCTACAGTAAACACTTTGGAAGCATTGGGTCTTGACATTCAACACTGTGTTATAAGCTGTTTCAATGACTTCACAATGCAAGCTTCTTGCTCAGAG GAATTGGAGCAGAAGAGAATGGTGAGTTCTGAAGATATAAAGCAAGCACTGTTTAAGACCGCAGGATATGGAGGGAGATGTTTCTGA